AATTCTGATTGAAAATACCTTTAAGTCTGTcaaatttctatttatGATTCTATAACTGAATATTGATCAACAGAAAAGCGAATAGCTTGTTTTCATACacttaaatattttatttctttaaaaagccAGATAATCACTACAAAATTTGTACTTCAGATATATGAATTTAAACTTTGAGTAGCTATCTAATGATATGAGATAGAAACTGCTAAAACACTATGATGGACCCCAAAATATGTTTAACACCATTAATCGGTTGAACGTACTAAGAGGTAGTAGCTCAATGGTTGATTTATGCGAATATCGCATATAGGGTGGATGtctaattaatttttgcaaggttgaactttgaaaaaatttatttgaattaaatttaatactACTAATTAAATACGATTTATTGCGCTTCTTAATTATTTCAATAGTTATAAATGAGTTCcttataaatttgtttgtattttttttaaaaaaagaattaaaagtttagaAAACACTCTAAAAAAACTAGGCGAATCTTTATTGTGTACATCaacttcaatttatttcctattaattttaacacAAACAAAACATTGTCAATCATTAATTAGGCTCGATGttataattttcattattgttGCAGTACAAATAAGGAGACTGCTTGTATAAGTTGAGTAGCctaaatgaaattttctaaattggAAACATCTTCACAAAGTACTACCGAGTGAAATGGTGACACACTCTTACGGAAATTTTAACGATAGCtatctattttttaattgctcaaacacatttttaatcaacaacctcatttttattaggaagaaaatgaaagataCAAAAGGATTTTGAGTGTAAGAAACTAAAATCTAGTAAATAATGTCCGGAAAGCAATGATTAAAGAGCATGCAAATCTAGAGACTGTTTTTTGCAATAAAAGACATATTGGTATTTATTTCCATGTTTATTTGTTTAGGGTTCTAACTGTTATGCGAAATCAAAGtccaagtttttttttttgacattATCTTGATGGACGATAGCTTGCTTAAATCgcttattttcttttccatgTGTTACTTAAACATAAACTTCACGTTCAATACGATGGTGAGGATTAACATCAAGTACAAGCTTATTTATACTAGTAATTCGTTTTTTGTATAAACGAAGTATGAAGAAGTACGAAAAAGGCGCGATTCAGCTCAAAAGTGAGTTTTGGGCttcctttctttattaacATTATGAAATCGACTTTTACCGAACGGGCATTGCAAATGTGATACGAATAAAACCGAATACCTCGTTGGTTCATGATACAGTTGAAATGATTTTGGAACCCTTATCAGTCAAGATGTAAAGGATGAGTTCGATAGATAAAATATCTCAAGGTTTTATAACAGGGGAGAAaaccattttcaaaatttcccTCTAATGACTCCTACCGCTGATGCACTCTTTTTGAATGGTTTATCttagtaaaatttaaattcacTAACAGCTATGGAACTGTATCTATTAACGTAGATACCGATTATTTAGAGATTAAAATGTTGTAGAGCTATTTCCCAAATATAACTTTACACAGGATAGTTATTCTGAATTTTAGATCGTTACAAAGTGCTTTTTTAACCGTTTTCTGTATCTAAGTTCCTAAAGGTTCAATACATCGAATATGAATTTATTCAAGCTGTTGAATGTTACTGTAACCACAAGGATCTTAGCTCATTGTAATATGAGAGTTAGCGGAGATGTGCTTATATTCAATATGTTATCAGTCAATGAGGATGAATACGGACTAGCAAACCAAAGTTGCTTCCTTAATAAAACGTATGTTTTTGCTATAGAAGCACTAATCGATTACAGAAGCAGACCTTTATCCTACCATCCACTACTCTCTTAACCGAGTCGTCAGAGGTGGTGACTTCGAATAGCCCATTTGGTTTTAATGCGAAcacaaattaaattaagCTACGACAGAGAAGAGCTGGTACTGATTTTAATAGCGTAAAAGTGATGTATAAATATCATAATAAGCACaagtaaaaaacattattcTACtaagagaaaataaagcaGCAAGAGATATAGAAATACAGACTCCTTAAAACGTATGATACTTATGTGACTCGTGTCCTTTTGACCACAAGCCAATCGCTTCTTGAAGTCGTTCTTTCAACTTGACAGTCTCAAGAGGactaaatttattaacacCATACCCATGAAGATACTGAATACACTGTTCCTTTGTCAAATTATCAATGTCTTCGAAGCTTGCAAGCGGTGGGAGTTCATAGTCTCTAGGTTCATCTCCGTTAAGGAATGGTACTGGAACAGCCGAATAATGCATATCTGAACGGACcatattttcatattttcttgttagCATCATCGACTTGCAAGAACgatcatcaattttttgcatcGTTTGAGCCATATTGTTAAATCTTTCTTCAGTTCTTTGATCCAAAAGATCGATTTTTCTATCTAATTGAGATATAGAATCTTTCATGGCAGTTACTTCACCCTTCAAAGTAGTTGTTTCACCTTTGACGGAATCAATGTCGTTTTTCATGATAGTCATCTCACCCTTCATTTCGGCCATTTCACCTTTGACGGAATCAATGTCGCTTTTCATGATAGTCATCTCACCCTTCATTTCGGCCATTTCACCTTTGATGGAAGCAATGTCATTTTTCATGACAGTCATCTCACCCTTCATTTCGGCCATTTCACCTTTGATGGAAGCAATGTCATTTTTCATGACAGCCATCTCACCCTTCATTTCGGCCATTTCACCTTTGATGGAAGCAATGTCATTTTTCATGACAGTCATCTCACCCTTCATTTCGGCCATTTCACCTTTGATGGAAGCAATGCCATTTTTCATGACACTCATCTCAGTCTGCATAGCGTCAAACCTAGAATTCATGTCATTTTGCATTGAGTccattttagaaaatattcGTTCGAAAATTCCACCTAGTTTAGTGTTTGCCCATTCATCTATCCAGCGTGGAAATTGTACTTCTCCCGATTGTTCCTCCGAAACTTCCCTTTCTATCGCCAATCTCTTCCAATTCCGCAACTTTTGATCACATTCAGTTTCAAATCTCATTTTATGTTCCTTTGCTTGAcgaaaattttcaatcgTTTCTTGATTATTCTCGTCGAATTCTAGTAAAGCAGAATTTAGAGATCTTTCGAATTTCTTGATGAACAGTTTCAAGTCTTCTGCTGAATCATCTGGTGGAGGTAAGTCGAaaccattttcaaaattctcGTTTGACGTCATTTTTAATCAATAATGAGCGCAGtcaaattttagaaatatgGTGTATAGTTCTAGTAAATGTTAACGctgtttattaaaagttgGTAGAGTGCTTTAAACGTATTGTTCAATATGTATCCAGGATCAAGAATATCAGGTAAAAATACAGTTACAAAGTTATATCAGTTTAtgaatatatataattttcaaagcCTTTGGAACCCTCATTATCTACAATGAAAACAAAGCATGCAAAGGACCAAAAGagataaacaaagaaaacaaaacaaaaaaagggaCTTTAATAGGTAAggataatgaaaatgtcTAGTGGCGCAGATGTTTAGATAAATAGATAACTACATTATATGTTTACATTAAATAATTccaatttgaaaatgtaaGCAACTTAATTCTAACCTGTACTCATCTATGATGTCAATTTTCTAAagacaaaattaaaataaaacaaagataAGTTTTTAACTCTATCTTTTCAGTTGTTTGGTGTTTCTTAACCTTCATCCCAAGAGTATACAAGACAAACAAAACATTGAAAGGAATTATATTATCACTCAAAACTGCTTTTTCCTAAGAATTTGACTCATTGTTGCAAGGTTTTTTGTTTCGTCTAGCAGGAAAAGATCAAAGATTATTGCTTTGAACATATTCCAACAAATTCCAAGTCGGTTAAAAAACCGTTTCTATGATTTTAACGAAAGGTGCTGAGGCAGTGTTCTTTCGCTATTCAGTTTGATATTCGAAAGACGATACAATAAGATGCGCTGGTGTTTACCAATAACAAGTTGCTACATATAGTACCTGTGTATTgcaatataatagatcacaaggaaaactcaccgcagttctacgtatcgTTAAACTGATACCGAACTGCGTAGCTAATACTGACTCCTCATACATCAAATGCCCCCGGCAACAACCGAGTTAGTCGCATGGGATAATTATCATGTAATATATCATTTCAATCAATTAATATTGTtcaactaaaaaaattaatttaaaagtagAACTCAGTATATACACTTTTTTTCTGGTAGTTTTATAAGCTAAGAAAGATCCAACATTAGAACCTGTCAGATCTTATATGTTATTACTGTTTTGTATTTGTTGTGCATTCATAAAACTTGTCTTGGCTGAGGTGAATTTGACTTTTGTTGACTATGCTAAGCTGCCTCCCAAATATGCAGAATTACTTGCTAATTTAACTGACCAACATGGAATGGTGCTATTTGATACAGCTGATGTACGATTTGAAGCTTACAACTACTTAGTAAATAACATTACAGAAATAAACACTGATACCGATGCTTGCTTATGTCAACTTCTAACAGGTCAGTATACCACTGATTGTTATATATTTGATGACAGTGTTTATGAAGGACCTGAAAATATCAATCCTTCAACGAGTATATTGATTAAGGATTAGGACCGTAGCTTTGGCAACGTACAAGGGACGAACAAGAGACAAACCGTGTCTCTTGCTTTTTGTGGTGTGTTGATAGCGCATCAGTATAATGTTCAATATCAATATGTCGATGATAGTCAAGCTAAGTTGGTTTGTGACAACAACTACGGAGTTTCATGGAGTTGCATAGTAGGAGGTCAAAGCTTTCGAAGTTTAGGTTGTCTAGTACAGAAATGTGAAGGACACTGTGCTAGTTCTGAACAGACAATCAATGGAGCTGGAGTCAATTCCAAGTTTACGGACTACTACTAGAGAAGTCGTCCAACAGGTTGTACTCAGCTATTTAAGAAACGCAAGGTATATAGCGTATTTCCATTTATAGATATTGTCATTGATGATACCTACGAATGAAGTCACCAGCAATTTTATCTCAGGGTAGTAAATGGTGACTTTATTTGAGATCATGTTTAGAGCTTAGTGGTCTATGAAGTTGAACTAGTCCGACTCACAAACCAGATGAGATCGCCCGATTTGAGATGATTagaataatattaattttaactGAGTGAATAATACACAGGATAAATGGTATAGGCAGGATTAAGAGATGTCAGTACTTGTAAAAACGAAGCGAGTAATTGGATAATAAATATGGGTTAAATAAATGTCAACTTAGACCAATAGTTAGTCAAGAATATACAAAACTCAATCTTTccaaattaaataaattgtgTTTATGTACGATAAAAGTTCCTTTTGGATATCAATGTGTAACATTACGTAAATGGGCAAATTTgccattttattttttattcaatttatttaaatatagtTTTCTTTAGAGGCGTTTCTATTCTATCTAGCATTTTCAAGCTAAATGACAATTGTACATATCAAGTATTATGTAGGAGTTTTTACGTATTTGCTTTGTGCAGTTTACCTATTATATTTGCTCATAGTAACTATTTAACAGCAGAGGTATATTTCAATGAAAGTATACTTGCTTGAGAGTTTCTTAAACATATTGTT
Above is a genomic segment from Schizosaccharomyces pombe strain 972h- genome assembly, chromosome: III containing:
- a CDS encoding uncharacterized protein (S. pombe specific UPF0321 family protein 2), with translation MLLLFCICCAFIKLVLAEVNLTFVDYAKLPPKYAELLANLTDQHGMVLFDTADVRFEAYNYLVNNITEINTDTDACLCQLLTGQYTTDCYIFDDSVYEGPENINPSTSILIKD